In the genome of Carnobacterium pleistocenium FTR1, one region contains:
- a CDS encoding heavy-metal-associated domain-containing protein — translation MSKAVYQLEPLTCPSCIKKIETTLNKTEGIKTAKVMFNSSKVKTEFDETTIEASKIQETIQKLGYPVLSAKVS, via the coding sequence ATGAGTAAAGCGGTATACCAATTAGAACCATTAACTTGTCCATCTTGTATTAAAAAAATCGAAACGACTTTAAACAAAACTGAGGGCATCAAAACGGCTAAGGTAATGTTCAATTCTAGCAAAGTAAAAACAGAATTTGATGAAACAACTATTGAAGCTAGTAAAATTCAAGAAACAATTCAAAAATTAGGCTACCCAGTATTATCTGCTAAAGTATCGTAA
- the arsD gene encoding arsenite efflux transporter metallochaperone ArsD: MTELTLFEPAMCCSTGVCGPSVDADLIRITSVLQLIRPLDGKQLVRYNLSSNPNSFVRNQSITKLMQEEGIDCLPVTVLNNETIVKSKEYPTNKEISEWLKLRLEEVEVSL, translated from the coding sequence ATGACAGAATTGACATTATTCGAACCAGCAATGTGCTGCAGTACAGGCGTATGTGGACCATCTGTTGATGCAGACTTAATTCGGATCACAAGTGTCTTGCAGCTAATACGTCCGTTAGATGGAAAACAATTGGTGCGCTACAATTTGAGTTCGAATCCTAACTCCTTCGTACGCAATCAAAGCATCACAAAATTAATGCAAGAAGAGGGAATCGATTGTTTGCCAGTGACAGTATTAAATAACGAGACAATCGTAAAAAGCAAAGAGTACCCAACCAATAAAGAAATTTCTGAGTGGCTTAAGTTGCGTTTGGAAGAAGTAGAAGTCTCACTTTAA
- a CDS encoding FAD-dependent oxidoreductase: MKIIVIGSVASGTSVAAKARRNTEEAEIVVYDQGKDISYSVCGIPYQIGGEVEELSELTPRNAAWFKKRYNVSVFTEHKVIKIDHEAKQLEVMNLITGEKKVEHYDVLVFATGASSFTPPPFNQRKYDNVFQIRNIQDARDIGAFSTTKQPKKALIIGAGFIGLEMTEQLVHKGLEVTVVQLEDQVMPPMDADMAFRVEEHMREKGVNLFLSDTVKTIEGESSIERVITTNGVTIEPDIVILSAGVRPNTELAKEIGVELGASRAIAVNKKMQTNLLDVYAVGDVAESFSVITGKPIYRPLGSTANKMGRIAGDVITGGDLEHRGVLGTGIFRIFDLDVGQTGLTEKEAKREGYDVEILHNIKSDHAEYLGGKELIIKALADKKTGRILGAQAVGQGGVDKRIDVIATAITFKAKAEDLFHLDLAYAPPFATTKDPILYTGMALDNALKRNPLLTPAELVNRQNNGELLQIVDTRSKKDFEKAHLEGAVHIPLAELRERNEELNKSLVTITYCNKGVTGNAAQNVLINDGFEKVYNLSGGNKNYQSYVKMLAQK, translated from the coding sequence ATGAAAATCATCGTAATTGGATCCGTTGCTTCAGGTACATCTGTAGCAGCTAAAGCTAGAAGAAACACAGAGGAAGCTGAAATTGTGGTATATGATCAAGGAAAAGATATTTCTTATTCTGTCTGTGGCATTCCTTATCAAATTGGTGGAGAAGTTGAAGAGTTGAGTGAATTAACACCTAGAAATGCGGCATGGTTTAAAAAGAGATACAATGTTTCAGTATTTACTGAACATAAAGTAATTAAAATTGATCATGAAGCCAAACAATTAGAGGTTATGAATCTTATTACTGGTGAAAAAAAAGTAGAACACTATGATGTATTGGTATTTGCAACAGGTGCTTCTTCGTTCACACCACCTCCATTCAACCAAAGAAAGTATGATAATGTTTTCCAAATCCGTAATATCCAGGATGCACGAGATATCGGAGCTTTTTCAACAACGAAACAACCTAAAAAAGCGTTAATTATTGGTGCTGGTTTTATTGGTCTAGAGATGACAGAACAATTAGTGCATAAAGGTTTGGAAGTAACTGTTGTTCAATTAGAGGATCAAGTTATGCCGCCAATGGATGCAGATATGGCTTTCCGAGTAGAAGAGCATATGCGTGAAAAAGGTGTCAATCTTTTCTTGAGCGATACTGTAAAAACAATTGAAGGAGAAAGTTCGATTGAGAGAGTTATCACGACAAATGGCGTTACCATCGAACCAGATATCGTGATTCTTTCTGCAGGTGTCCGTCCAAATACTGAACTAGCTAAGGAAATTGGGGTAGAACTTGGGGCTTCAAGAGCGATTGCGGTAAACAAAAAAATGCAAACGAATTTGCTTGATGTCTATGCTGTTGGAGATGTGGCAGAGAGTTTTTCTGTAATTACTGGCAAACCAATCTATCGTCCACTAGGTTCGACTGCTAATAAAATGGGTCGAATTGCTGGAGATGTCATCACTGGTGGAGATTTAGAACACAGAGGTGTATTAGGAACCGGAATCTTCAGAATTTTTGACCTTGATGTTGGACAAACAGGATTAACGGAAAAAGAAGCTAAAAGAGAAGGATATGATGTTGAAATTTTGCATAATATCAAATCTGATCACGCTGAATATTTAGGTGGTAAAGAATTAATCATCAAGGCATTAGCCGATAAAAAGACTGGTCGTATTCTTGGAGCACAAGCAGTTGGTCAAGGTGGGGTAGACAAACGAATCGACGTTATCGCAACAGCTATCACTTTTAAAGCTAAAGCAGAAGATTTATTCCATTTAGATTTAGCGTATGCTCCGCCATTTGCAACAACAAAAGATCCTATCCTCTATACTGGGATGGCGTTAGATAACGCCTTAAAACGTAATCCGTTACTAACACCAGCTGAGTTAGTTAATCGTCAAAATAATGGAGAATTACTGCAAATCGTTGATACGCGCTCCAAAAAAGACTTTGAAAAGGCTCATTTAGAAGGTGCGGTTCATATCCCACTTGCAGAATTGCGAGAAAGAAATGAAGAGTTGAATAAATCCCTTGTGACAATCACTTATTGCAATAAAGGTGTCACCGGAAATGCTGCTCAAAACGTATTGATCAATGATGGGTTTGAAAAAGTGTATAATTTATCTGGTGGAAATAAAAACTATCAAAGTTATGTCAAAATGTTAGCTCAAAAATAA
- a CDS encoding thioredoxin family protein, with the protein MEIKILGSGCKNCVKLAGNTEEALKTLGMEATITKVTDLQEIVAYGVMRTPALVIDEKVVSYGKVTKPEEIVEIVKNR; encoded by the coding sequence ATGGAAATCAAAATTTTAGGTTCAGGTTGTAAAAATTGTGTGAAATTGGCTGGAAATACAGAAGAAGCGTTGAAGACTTTAGGTATGGAAGCAACTATCACGAAAGTGACCGATTTGCAAGAAATAGTAGCTTACGGAGTTATGAGGACACCCGCACTTGTCATCGATGAGAAAGTTGTTTCTTACGGAAAAGTAACTAAACCGGAAGAAATCGTAGAGATAGTAAAAAATAGATAA
- a CDS encoding ArsR/SmtB family transcription factor, translated as MSYEEYAKIAKALSEPKRVKILDMLSCGEMCACDILEHFDFTQPTLSHHIKVLAEAGLVTSVKSGTWQHYSINKKVADQYIQETVQLLIHSEECVCKVEGDKVEADSLSSVISG; from the coding sequence ATGAGTTATGAAGAGTATGCGAAAATTGCCAAAGCTTTATCGGAACCAAAACGTGTGAAAATACTAGATATGTTGTCGTGCGGAGAAATGTGTGCTTGTGATATTTTAGAACATTTTGATTTCACCCAACCAACTTTGTCCCATCATATTAAAGTTTTAGCAGAAGCTGGTTTGGTAACATCTGTCAAGAGTGGAACATGGCAGCATTATTCAATCAATAAAAAAGTAGCGGATCAATACATTCAAGAAACCGTTCAATTATTGATACACTCAGAAGAATGTGTCTGCAAAGTAGAAGGAGATAAGGTTGAGGCAGATAGTTTGTCTTCCGTTATTTCAGGTTGA
- a CDS encoding tRNA dihydrouridine synthase, with amino-acid sequence MKENFWQDLPRPFFVLAPMEDVTDVVFRHVVSEAGRPDVFFTEFTNTVSYCHPEGRDSLRGRLTFTEDEQPIVAHIWGNQPEHFRQMSIGMAEEGFKGIDINMGCPVPNVAGKGKGSGLINYPEVAAELIQAAKAGGLPVSVKTRLGYTNISEWRDWLTHVLKQDIANLSIHLRTKREMSKGDAHWELIPEIKKLRDEVAPNTLITINGDIPDRETGMKLVEKYGIDGVMIGRGVFKNPYAFEKEPREHSSKELLDLFRLHLDLFDHHSAKEDEPHSFKPLRRFFKIYVHGIRGASDLRVQLMETETTDQARILLDEFEAKNSDIMLEEQKDSQVVNN; translated from the coding sequence ATGAAAGAAAATTTTTGGCAAGATTTACCGCGTCCGTTTTTTGTGCTGGCACCAATGGAAGATGTTACGGATGTAGTCTTTCGACATGTTGTCAGTGAAGCTGGCAGACCAGATGTCTTTTTCACTGAATTTACAAACACAGTGAGTTATTGCCACCCAGAAGGGCGAGACAGTTTACGTGGGCGTTTAACTTTTACGGAAGATGAACAGCCGATTGTCGCTCACATTTGGGGGAATCAACCGGAACACTTTCGTCAAATGAGTATTGGTATGGCAGAAGAAGGGTTTAAGGGTATCGATATCAATATGGGTTGCCCTGTCCCCAATGTAGCCGGAAAAGGAAAAGGTAGCGGCCTTATCAATTACCCAGAAGTAGCTGCAGAATTAATCCAAGCGGCCAAAGCAGGGGGCTTGCCGGTTAGTGTGAAGACGAGACTTGGTTACACGAATATTAGTGAATGGCGTGATTGGTTGACGCATGTGTTGAAACAGGATATTGCGAACCTCTCCATTCATTTGCGAACAAAAAGAGAAATGAGCAAAGGGGATGCTCACTGGGAATTAATTCCAGAAATTAAAAAATTGCGTGATGAAGTAGCACCGAACACGTTGATAACGATAAATGGAGACATCCCAGATCGTGAAACAGGCATGAAGCTTGTGGAAAAATACGGTATTGATGGCGTTATGATTGGACGTGGCGTTTTTAAAAATCCATATGCATTTGAAAAAGAACCGAGAGAGCATAGCAGTAAAGAGTTACTTGATTTATTCCGATTGCATTTGGATCTGTTTGACCACCACTCAGCCAAAGAAGATGAACCTCATTCATTTAAACCGCTACGTCGCTTTTTCAAAATCTACGTTCACGGCATTCGTGGAGCAAGTGATTTAAGAGTTCAATTAATGGAAACAGAAACAACAGATCAAGCGCGAATTTTATTAGATGAATTTGAAGCAAAAAATTCAGATATCATGTTAGAGGAACAAAAGGATTCTCAAGTTGTTAATAACTAA
- a CDS encoding helix-turn-helix domain-containing protein, translating to METGNRIQDLRKLNNMTAKELAEQINVSPPFISAIENNATKLSLKTLTSICNVLGVTLSEFFNSETSPVEKKLISQIKHLPEEKQYELLAFLTGLV from the coding sequence ATGGAAACCGGTAATAGAATTCAAGACCTTCGCAAATTAAATAATATGACGGCTAAGGAGTTAGCAGAACAGATCAATGTTTCTCCCCCTTTTATTTCAGCAATTGAAAATAATGCAACCAAATTATCCCTAAAAACGCTCACTTCAATTTGTAACGTTTTAGGTGTGACGCTTTCTGAATTTTTCAATTCAGAAACAAGTCCAGTGGAAAAAAAACTTATTTCTCAAATTAAACACTTGCCTGAAGAAAAACAGTATGAATTACTGGCCTTTTTAACAGGCTTAGTCTAA
- a CDS encoding heavy-metal-associated domain-containing protein: MSKAVYQLEPLTCPSCIKKIETTLNKTEGIETAKVMFNSSKVKTAFDETTIDASKIQETIQKLGYPVLNSKVS, translated from the coding sequence ATGAGTAAAGCGGTATATCAATTAGAACCATTAACTTGTCCATCTTGTATTAAAAAAATCGAAACGACTTTAAATAAAACTGAGGGCATCGAAACGGCTAAGGTGATGTTCAATTCTAGCAAAGTAAAAACAGCATTTGATGAAACAACGATTGATGCTAGTAAAATTCAAGAAACGATTCAAAAATTAGGCTATCCAGTATTAAATTCAAAAGTTTCTTAA
- the nhaC gene encoding Na+/H+ antiporter NhaC → MKKLSIREGFALLILLLLLIGVSIIKFNLDPQTPLLLAITLLIFWGKFRKYSWDDIHKGIQRGVRTGIIPMIIFILIGALISIWIAAGIIPSMMVIGFKLLNPSFFIPSVFLICAVVGTSIGSAFTTVSTIGLAFLGMGTAMGFTPGLVAGAIVSGSVFGDKMSPLSDSTNLSAAVAEVDLFRHIKNLMWTTIPSLILSTLLFLFFGMNKQLATTNQVAGLTKVIESNFQVNWLAAIPIIFIFIFSWKRIPAIPTLLINIVLSIGLLKFNSPNVKLSQISSYLQEGYISTTGNEIIDALLSRGGVQSMMWSISLIILALALGGLLMEFNIIDTVMSPISNANMSTGRLILVTALSAVGVNALVGEQYLAIVLPGNAFKKTYKQMGLSPLALSRVLEDAGAVVNSMIPWGVSGVFISTALGVPTLTYLPYAFFCLLCPVLTVVSGFTNIGIKKLETTTL, encoded by the coding sequence ATGAAAAAATTATCCATACGAGAAGGTTTTGCTTTACTGATTTTGTTATTACTGTTGATAGGTGTCAGCATTATCAAGTTTAATTTAGATCCACAAACGCCTTTACTATTGGCCATTACGTTGCTGATTTTCTGGGGAAAATTCCGTAAATATAGTTGGGATGACATCCATAAGGGTATACAAAGAGGCGTTAGGACGGGTATCATACCAATGATTATCTTTATTCTAATTGGTGCACTCATTTCTATTTGGATCGCTGCTGGGATTATTCCTTCTATGATGGTCATTGGGTTTAAATTATTGAATCCCAGCTTTTTTATTCCATCTGTCTTTTTGATTTGTGCTGTGGTTGGGACGTCCATCGGTTCAGCCTTTACCACCGTTTCTACAATTGGCTTAGCTTTTCTTGGAATGGGAACAGCAATGGGTTTTACTCCTGGTCTGGTGGCAGGAGCTATTGTATCAGGAAGCGTTTTTGGAGATAAAATGTCACCTTTATCCGATAGTACAAATTTATCTGCGGCGGTTGCTGAAGTTGATCTATTTAGACACATAAAAAATCTAATGTGGACAACGATCCCGAGTTTGATTTTATCTACTTTGCTATTTTTATTTTTTGGTATGAATAAACAGCTTGCAACAACGAATCAAGTTGCAGGTTTGACGAAAGTTATAGAATCTAATTTTCAAGTAAATTGGCTAGCTGCAATTCCAATTATCTTCATTTTTATTTTTTCATGGAAACGAATCCCAGCTATTCCAACATTACTGATTAATATTGTCTTATCGATTGGATTATTAAAATTTAATTCGCCAAATGTTAAACTTTCGCAAATTTCAAGTTACCTTCAAGAAGGATACATTTCGACGACAGGCAATGAAATAATCGATGCGCTATTATCAAGAGGCGGAGTGCAAAGTATGATGTGGTCAATTTCACTTATTATTTTAGCCTTGGCTCTTGGAGGATTATTGATGGAGTTCAATATTATTGATACAGTCATGTCTCCTATCTCTAATGCTAACATGTCTACCGGGAGACTAATCCTGGTCACTGCGTTGTCTGCTGTCGGAGTGAACGCTTTGGTCGGAGAACAGTACTTGGCGATCGTACTTCCAGGTAATGCATTTAAGAAGACGTACAAGCAAATGGGTTTATCACCGCTAGCTCTTTCCCGTGTATTAGAAGATGCCGGTGCAGTTGTTAATTCCATGATTCCCTGGGGTGTGAGTGGCGTATTTATTTCTACAGCTCTAGGTGTCCCAACGTTGACTTACTTGCCGTATGCTTTCTTTTGTCTTCTTTGTCCTGTTTTAACTGTCGTTAGCGGATTTACAAATATAGGAATCAAGAAACTTGAGACCACAACTTTATAA
- the arsB gene encoding ACR3 family arsenite efflux transporter encodes MKEAEVQEKVILKNSGIGLWERYLSLWVALSMVVGVLLGQFTPAIPEFLSQFEYYNVSIPTAILIWLMIFPMMLKIDFGSIVHATKKPKGLILTTTINWLIKPFTMFAISAFFFLVVFRPFLSPDLAREYIAGAILLGAAPCTAMVFVWSELTKGDPAYTLLQVSINDIIVLFLYAPIVALLLGIGNVSVPINTLLLSIFVFIVIPLALGIIVRKYVVKKKGTNYFEKDFVNKFDGTTRIGLLLTLVIIFSFQGGRIISNPFHILLIAIPLIIQSFVIFFLGYGGAKACKLPFSIAAPAAMVGTSNFFELAVAVSISLFGLNSGATLATVVGVLVEVPIMLLLVRIANKTKHWFKGYEY; translated from the coding sequence ATGAAAGAAGCAGAAGTACAAGAAAAAGTCATACTAAAGAATAGCGGAATTGGATTGTGGGAACGTTACTTAAGCCTATGGGTTGCCCTTTCAATGGTTGTAGGTGTATTGCTAGGGCAATTTACACCTGCAATTCCAGAATTTTTAAGTCAATTTGAATATTATAACGTATCCATTCCAACAGCAATATTGATTTGGCTAATGATTTTCCCCATGATGTTAAAAATTGATTTTGGTAGTATAGTCCATGCGACAAAAAAACCAAAAGGGCTTATTTTAACGACGACCATTAATTGGTTGATCAAACCATTTACCATGTTCGCCATATCTGCCTTTTTCTTTTTAGTTGTATTCAGACCGTTTTTAAGTCCAGATTTAGCTCGTGAGTACATAGCTGGTGCTATTCTCTTAGGTGCAGCTCCTTGTACGGCCATGGTATTTGTATGGAGTGAACTAACTAAAGGAGATCCAGCTTACACCTTATTGCAAGTATCAATAAACGATATCATTGTTCTCTTTCTATATGCGCCAATTGTTGCATTGTTATTGGGTATAGGCAATGTCTCTGTGCCTATAAATACACTTTTACTTTCGATTTTTGTGTTCATTGTGATTCCGTTAGCGTTGGGGATCATTGTTAGAAAATATGTCGTTAAGAAAAAAGGAACAAATTATTTTGAAAAAGATTTTGTAAATAAATTTGATGGGACGACGCGAATAGGATTATTATTGACCTTAGTTATTATCTTTTCTTTCCAAGGCGGACGTATTATAAGTAATCCGTTCCATATTTTGTTGATTGCCATTCCGTTGATTATTCAAAGTTTCGTGATTTTTTTCCTTGGGTATGGCGGCGCGAAAGCGTGCAAATTACCATTTTCAATTGCAGCACCAGCAGCTATGGTTGGAACAAGTAATTTTTTTGAACTTGCTGTAGCCGTTTCAATTTCACTGTTCGGATTAAACTCTGGAGCGACTTTAGCAACAGTTGTCGGTGTTTTAGTAGAAGTTCCCATTATGTTATTACTAGTCAGAATCGCAAATAAAACGAAGCATTGGTTTAAAGGATATGAATATTAA
- a CDS encoding SOS response-associated peptidase — MCGRYQFVPNENDEIKRIYELARKDAPDIKTGEVFPSNTTAIILVDEQKKVQVTGMKWGFPGFKSSQLIINARSETVNEKKMFSSDFQATRCVFPTTGFFEWTKEKSKHLFTLTMQPVYICGLYKEFKDGTRSVILTTDSNESVTPIHNRMPILIEESDIKDYLTNTDFANEYIKRKMPKLEVRKA; from the coding sequence ATGTGCGGACGTTATCAATTTGTACCCAATGAAAATGATGAAATCAAACGTATTTATGAGCTAGCAAGAAAAGACGCTCCGGATATAAAAACGGGTGAAGTGTTTCCATCTAATACAACGGCCATTATTTTAGTGGATGAACAAAAAAAGGTACAAGTCACAGGAATGAAATGGGGTTTTCCTGGTTTTAAGTCTAGTCAATTAATCATTAATGCGCGTAGTGAAACGGTAAATGAGAAAAAAATGTTTTCTTCAGATTTTCAGGCTACACGTTGTGTCTTCCCTACAACAGGATTTTTTGAATGGACAAAAGAAAAATCGAAGCACCTGTTTACTCTAACTATGCAACCAGTTTATATTTGTGGTTTATATAAGGAATTTAAGGATGGAACAAGAAGTGTTATTTTGACAACTGATTCAAATGAATCGGTAACACCTATTCATAATCGTATGCCAATCCTAATTGAAGAATCAGATATAAAAGATTATTTAACCAATACCGACTTTGCCAATGAATATATAAAAAGAAAAATGCCTAAATTAGAAGTAAGAAAAGCATGA
- a CDS encoding heavy-metal-associated domain-containing protein, which yields MSKAVYQLEPLTCPSCIKKIETTLNKTEGIETAKVMFNSSKVKTAFDETTIDASKIQETIQKLGYLVLNSKVS from the coding sequence ATGAGTAAAGCCGTATATCAATTAGAACCGTTAACTTGTCCATCTTGTATCAAGAAGATCGAGACTACTTTAAATAAAACTGAGGGCATCGAAACGGCTAAAGTGATGTTCAACTCTAGCAAAGTAAAAACAGCATTTGATGAAACAACGATTGATGCTAGTAAAATCCAAGAAACGATTCAAAAATTAGGTTATCTAGTGTTAAATTCAAAAGTTTCTTAA
- the lgt gene encoding prolipoprotein diacylglyceryl transferase has translation MGLTLGIIDPHAIEIGSFIIHWYGVIIAAAMYLAIHLSAKEAKKKGLKEDTVVDMALWAIPIGFIGARLYYVLFELDYYLQKPAEILAIWNGGIAIYGGLIAGGLTLYWYTKKHKISLALLLDVLAPNVLLAQSIGRWGNFMNQEAHGGPVNRSFLENLYLPEFIIDQMNINGTYYYPTFLYESLWSLLGFVLIVILRNRKNVLRQGEVALSYVLWYSVGRFFIEGMRTDSLWVGDFMRISQVLSLILFIGAIIIGYLRRQDYPPIPYYTNEVEQQKEGMKVKHQT, from the coding sequence ATGGGATTAACATTAGGAATTATTGACCCACATGCTATAGAGATAGGTTCGTTTATTATCCATTGGTATGGTGTTATTATTGCTGCAGCAATGTATTTAGCTATTCATTTAAGTGCAAAAGAGGCAAAGAAAAAAGGACTTAAAGAAGATACAGTTGTCGATATGGCATTATGGGCTATTCCGATTGGCTTTATAGGCGCTCGTCTTTATTATGTTTTATTTGAACTAGATTATTATCTACAAAAACCAGCAGAGATACTAGCTATTTGGAATGGTGGAATTGCTATTTATGGAGGGTTGATTGCAGGTGGCCTCACCTTGTATTGGTACACAAAGAAACATAAAATCTCTTTAGCTTTACTATTAGATGTTTTGGCACCAAATGTTTTATTGGCGCAGTCTATCGGTCGCTGGGGAAATTTCATGAATCAGGAAGCGCATGGAGGGCCCGTCAACCGTTCGTTTTTAGAAAATCTATATTTACCGGAATTTATCATTGACCAAATGAATATTAACGGTACCTACTACTACCCAACATTTTTATACGAGTCTTTATGGAGTCTATTGGGTTTTGTCCTCATTGTTATTTTACGGAATCGTAAGAACGTATTGCGACAAGGAGAAGTAGCACTAAGTTATGTACTTTGGTATTCGGTAGGGAGATTCTTTATTGAAGGTATGAGAACAGATAGTTTATGGGTCGGCGATTTCATGCGTATTTCGCAGGTGTTATCCCTTATCTTGTTTATTGGAGCCATCATTATAGGATATCTTCGCAGACAGGATTACCCTCCAATCCCGTATTATACTAATGAAGTAGAGCAGCAAAAAGAAGGAATGAAAGTAAAGCATCAAACGTAA
- a CDS encoding SulP family inorganic anion transporter — protein sequence MEKYQNEWFGNIKGDILAGIVVCLALFPEVIGFMLVAGVAPIVGIYATFFITAISAFFGSRPGLISGAAGSIALVLAYLVAEYGVEYLFAATILAGIIQVILGLFKVGKLMRYIPKPVMLGFVNGLGIMMFLSQLDHFKGNSILLVLGFIGIAIIFLAPKLTKRIPAPIISIIVITALVLGLNLDAQLLGDLGAISSDLPKFGIPSVPMNLETLKIILPTSLSVAIVGLVESLLTAQLVDELTDKPSNKNQESMSQGLGNMVAGFFGGIAGCGMIGQTIINLNYGGIGRLATFLSGFFMLMSVVLFNQVVVQIPIVALAAVMVVVAYETIDWRSVKRLNVMPRDESFVMILTIGIVLVTHNLAYGVVAGTLTSAVFAAFKMTHFQVEKGTANDEYHYKAHGHLYFASAEKFLDFFVHDFEHEGELIIDVSAMTLWDSTAVEAIDKLISKNKKSGLTFINANKQSKDLFNKNSTHDLK from the coding sequence ATGGAAAAGTATCAAAATGAATGGTTTGGTAATATAAAAGGAGATATCCTAGCAGGAATTGTTGTTTGCTTAGCTTTATTTCCTGAGGTGATTGGCTTTATGCTAGTTGCTGGTGTGGCACCAATTGTTGGAATCTATGCAACATTTTTCATTACAGCAATATCTGCATTTTTTGGAAGTCGACCAGGACTGATTTCAGGAGCTGCAGGATCAATCGCTTTAGTACTAGCGTATCTAGTAGCTGAGTATGGTGTAGAATATCTTTTTGCTGCGACTATTTTAGCCGGAATCATACAAGTCATATTGGGTTTATTTAAGGTAGGAAAGTTAATGCGCTACATACCAAAACCTGTGATGCTTGGTTTCGTAAATGGATTAGGTATTATGATGTTCTTGTCTCAATTGGATCATTTCAAAGGGAATTCCATCTTACTTGTACTTGGGTTTATTGGAATTGCTATTATATTTTTAGCTCCCAAGCTAACAAAAAGAATTCCTGCACCTATTATTTCAATTATAGTCATTACAGCTCTTGTTTTAGGGTTAAATCTAGATGCACAATTATTAGGTGACTTAGGAGCTATTTCAAGTGACCTACCTAAATTTGGTATTCCAAGTGTGCCTATGAATCTAGAAACATTAAAAATCATTTTACCCACATCACTCTCTGTAGCAATAGTTGGATTAGTAGAATCATTATTGACAGCACAATTGGTAGATGAACTGACAGACAAGCCAAGTAATAAAAATCAGGAGTCTATGAGTCAAGGACTTGGAAATATGGTAGCTGGTTTCTTTGGTGGAATCGCTGGTTGCGGTATGATCGGTCAAACCATCATTAATCTTAATTATGGCGGAATTGGGCGTTTAGCAACATTTTTGTCTGGCTTCTTTATGTTAATGTCTGTAGTATTATTCAATCAAGTAGTGGTACAAATTCCAATCGTTGCATTGGCTGCGGTAATGGTAGTCGTAGCTTATGAAACGATTGACTGGAGATCTGTTAAACGATTAAATGTCATGCCGAGAGATGAAAGTTTTGTTATGATTTTAACAATTGGAATTGTTTTAGTTACACATAATTTAGCCTATGGTGTGGTTGCTGGGACTCTAACAAGTGCTGTTTTTGCAGCCTTTAAAATGACCCATTTCCAAGTAGAAAAAGGGACAGCGAACGATGAATATCACTACAAGGCACATGGACATCTTTACTTCGCATCAGCTGAAAAGTTTTTAGATTTTTTTGTTCATGACTTTGAACATGAAGGTGAATTAATTATCGACGTTAGTGCTATGACCTTATGGGATTCAACAGCTGTTGAAGCTATTGATAAATTAATTAGTAAAAATAAAAAATCTGGCTTAACGTTTATCAATGCTAATAAACAAAGCAAAGATTTATTTAATAAGAACTCAACGCATGATTTGAAATAA